One genomic window of Elaeis guineensis isolate ETL-2024a chromosome 2, EG11, whole genome shotgun sequence includes the following:
- the LOC105041469 gene encoding uncharacterized protein yields MVFYFKARPEAGGYTIFMGLDKYENEELIKYGFPEDIWFHVDKISSAHVYLRLNKGQTIDDISEGLLEDCAQLVKANSIQGNKMNSIDVVYTPWYNLKKTPSMDVGQVGFHNPKMVRTVRVEKRINEIVNRLNKTKVERKPDLKAEREAVSAAERAEKKLQQREKKRREEMERLQKEKQAEIRSYKGLMVADKMTSNKQIASNDKSLQELEEEFM; encoded by the exons ATGGTTTTCTACTTCAAGGCCCGGCCGGAGGCCGGCGGTTACACCATCTTCATGGGCTTGGACAAGTACGAGAACGAGGAGCTGATCAAATACGGGTTTCCCGAGGACATCTG GTTTCATGTGGATAAGATATCTTCTGCTCATGTCTATCTAAGGTTGAACAAAGGACAGACAATTGATGATATAAGTGAAGGCTTGTTGGAGGATTGCGCTCAGCTCGTCAAAGCTAATTCAATTCAAG GAAATAAGATGAATAGTATTGATGTTGTTTATACCCCATGGTATAATTTGAAGAAGACTCCTTCCATGGATGTTGGGCAAGTAGGCTTTCACAATCCTAAAATG GTTCGCACCGTAAGAGTGGAAAAGCGCATAAATGAGATTGTTAACAGGTTGAATAAGACAAAAGTAGAACGGAAGCCAGACTTAAAAG CTGAACGAGAAGCAGTCAGTGCGGCAGAAAGAGCTGAAAAGAAACTTCAGCAACGAGAGAAA AAACGTCGGGAAGAGATGGAGAGGCTCCAGAAGGAGAAGCAGGCAGAAATAAGGAGCTACAAGGGCTTGATGGTTGCAGACAAGATGACATCTAACAAACAAATTGCATCCAACGATAAATCCCTGCAAGAACTTGAAGAGGAATTCATGTGA
- the LOC105041478 gene encoding uncharacterized protein, translating to MKDAEALGNQGKEHEVSQITVANASMLSDRLVPSTAGKGSFEQDTTCLSLGQVGTKNSSANVGCDVMSECNKETSGPCFPAKVHEERENDKVDPVGLSVDLNTVDVSSMVEQNPFYPYKMLGQVKSGDASECGSTTGLVEESEPLRIWKEMKQNGFLSSSHGGIPMPKQRGRQPRKKKDDKPRRKSESARREQANRFMKIAAPSGLLSGLNPGIINHVRNSKQVHSIIEAIVQSEKHDGQTQNRFTDQMGRESRDTNDRRKEHNYAHVSATHPLNISLNKPYVPSSLDRSIEMNMAEDKLHRGISTSLMFTKKDDNDALTLKLSSAVTETSENASSASTDNHSANQDNITSLSLKAATVASQWLDLLQQDIKGRLAALRRSKKRVRNAIQTELPYLFSTEFSPNQENDPSFAHSSEAQCPKKHTPEMHVARWRSLFSQMDRALSEEGKHLENWLKQVQEMQLHCEKGLKHVCVDGLSQFGSSEDSSKLKKSEAYERECAVRAAAASIYSTCNLIMTTENVPCF from the exons ATGAAAGACGCTGAAGCACTTGGAAATCAAGGTAAAGAACATGAGGTATCTCAAATTACAGTGGCAAATGCATCCATGCTTTCAGATAGACTTGTACCAAGCACTGCAGGCAAAGGTTCTTTTGAACAGGATACAACCTGTTTGAGCTTGGGCCAGGTTGGCACTAAAAACTCTTCAGCAAATGTAGGATGTGATGTCATGTCAGAATGCAATAAAGAAACTAGTGGTCCATGTTTCCCTGCAAAAGTACATGAAGAGCGTGAAAATGATAAGGTGGATCCTGTTGGGCTTAGTGTGGATCTTAACACTGTAGATGTTTCCAGTATGGTGGAACAGAACCCTTTTTATCCCTACAAAATGTTGGGACAGGTGAAATCTGGAGATGCCTCAGAGTGTGGAAGCACTACTGGCCTAGTGGAGGAGAGTGAACCTTTGAGAATATGGAAAGAAATGAAACAGAATGGCTTCCTTTCTTCTTCACATGGAGGCATACCAATGCCTAAGCAACGTGGCCGCCAGcctagaaagaaaaaagatgacaAGCCCAGAAGAAAGTCTGAGTCTGCAAGGAGAGAACAGGCTAACAGGTTCATGAAAATTGCTGCTCCAAGTGGACTGCTTTCTGGACTAAACCCTGGGATAATTAACCATGTGAGAAATAGCAAACAAGTTCATTCCATAATTGAGGCTATAGTGCAGTCTGAGAAGCATGACGGACAAACCCAAAATAGATTCACTGATCAAATGGGTAGGGAAAGTAGAGACACTAATGATAGGAGGAAAGAGCATAACTATGCCCATGTTTCGGCAACCCATCCATTGAATATATCTTTAAATAAGCCATATGTTCCGTCCAGCTTGGATCGAAGCATAGAAATGAATATGGCTGAAGACAAGCTTCATCGTGGAATTTCTACATCTTTAATGTTCACCAAAAAAGATGATAATGATGCCCTTACCCTGAAACTCTCATCAGCTGTAACAGAGACATCAGAAAACGCTAGCAGTGCATCAACTGACAATCACTCTGCAAACCAAGATAACATTACCTCTTTATCACTGAAAG CGGCTACTGTTGCTTCTCAGTGGCTAGACCTACTTCAGCAGGACATCAAAGGGCGTCTTGCTG CACTGAGGCGCAGCAAGAAGAGAGTGAGGAATGCAATCCAGACAGAATTACCTTACCTATTTTCAACAGAGTTCTCACCTAACCAAGAAAATGATCCCTCATTTGCTCATTCCTCTGAGGCTCAATGTCCAAAGAAACATACCCCAGAGATGCATGTGGCACGATGGAGATCGCTTTTCAGTCAGATGGATAGAGCACTGTCTGAGGAAGGAAAACATTTG GAGAATTGGTTGAAACAAGTCCAAGAAATGCAACTGCATTGTGAGAAAGGCCTGAAGCATGTATGTGTGGATGGGTTATCTCAATTTGGGTCATCAGAGGATTCCAG TAAATTGAAAAAATCCGAGGCTTACGAGCGTGAGTGTGCAGTCAGGGCTGCAGCAGCATCCATCTACTCCACATGCAACTTGATCATGACAACTGAAAATGTGCCATGCTTCTGA
- the LOC114912623 gene encoding sulfite exporter TauE/SafE family protein 3-like isoform X1, with product MCGRWRGRLRTSVLTALGFFLALAVVSAERSLKIGGWIDDVSAEEEMFAFSYLLNLMDFLWQADGSYYHHVSPPNEFGWRPVIGSMIGFLGAAFGSVGNIGGDGIFVPMLTLIIGFDSKSSTALSKCMIMGAAGSTVYCNLKLRHTN from the exons ATGTGTGGGAGATGGAGGGGAAGGCTAAGAACCTCGGTTCTGACTGCTCTCGGTTTCTTCTTGGCATTGGCGGTGGTATCGGCAGAGCGGAGCCTCAAGATTGGGGGTTGGATAGATGATGTTAGCGCCGAAGAAGAGATGTTTGCGTTTAGTTATCTTCTAAATTTGATGGATTTTTTGTGGCAGGCCGACGGTTCTTATTACCACCACGTTTCGCCG CCAAACGAATTCGGATGGCGACCTGTGATAGGCTCGATGATTGGGTTCTTGGGAGCGGCGTTCGGGAGCGTTGGAAATATTGGTGGGGATGGGATCTTTGTTCCCATGCTTACGCTTAttattggatttgattcaaaatcaTCAACCGCATTATCCAAGT GTATGATAATGGGTGCAGCTGGGTCAACTGTCTACTGCAACCTTAAGCTGAG GCACACTAACTAA
- the LOC114912623 gene encoding sulfite exporter TauE/SafE family protein 3-like isoform X2, which produces MCGRWRGRLRTSVLTALGFFLALAVVSAERSLKIGGWIDDVSAEEEMFAFSYLLNLMDFLWQADGSYYHHVSPPNEFGWRPVIGSMIGFLGAAFGSVGNIGGDGIFVPMLTLIIGFDSKSSTALSKCMIMGAAGSTVYCNLKLR; this is translated from the exons ATGTGTGGGAGATGGAGGGGAAGGCTAAGAACCTCGGTTCTGACTGCTCTCGGTTTCTTCTTGGCATTGGCGGTGGTATCGGCAGAGCGGAGCCTCAAGATTGGGGGTTGGATAGATGATGTTAGCGCCGAAGAAGAGATGTTTGCGTTTAGTTATCTTCTAAATTTGATGGATTTTTTGTGGCAGGCCGACGGTTCTTATTACCACCACGTTTCGCCG CCAAACGAATTCGGATGGCGACCTGTGATAGGCTCGATGATTGGGTTCTTGGGAGCGGCGTTCGGGAGCGTTGGAAATATTGGTGGGGATGGGATCTTTGTTCCCATGCTTACGCTTAttattggatttgattcaaaatcaTCAACCGCATTATCCAAGT GTATGATAATGGGTGCAGCTGGGTCAACTGTCTACTGCAACCTTAAGCTGAG GTAA